A single genomic interval of Helianthus annuus cultivar XRQ/B chromosome 13, HanXRQr2.0-SUNRISE, whole genome shotgun sequence harbors:
- the LOC110901127 gene encoding protein FAR1-RELATED SEQUENCE 5-like: MESGDADIPTYQPVGNVQVSPNSGRRTFIPDVDDLIKPQMHMTFDSLENAYLFYQRYAKAGGFTARKGTQYEPRKGLILNKWFVCSKEGTKPLKAIDSTQEAGSSNVNSKSKITRRVPSIRTGCEACIRVKLIIPDNLYVVYYFEESHNHSFVAEDDRYLLPENRSMNYVQEEAVNALSAINVGPVRAFNIMRTLYGGFDKVGATKVDFKNFKRDLNRYIAEYDADMVIKRLRRKKEFMPNFSMEYLTTAEGVLRVLFWADGDTKRNFNIFGDVVSFDATYRRNKYNMMFVPFTGVDNHYRNVTLGAAIIGDETAETYSWLLNAFRQAFGRAPPVIVTDQDPAMRKAIQDTWPESRHRLCMWHIMEKLTTKVGANLCNSTDFKKRLCDIVWTDALLPEQFENEWGVILADFDLLNHEWLQSMYQIRDTWIPAYYRDQHMSGLMRTSSRAETENHFFGQFCNPNCTLVEFLGHFDSAIEAQRHEHRKNDHDTRHTNPQIFAKEFVLEQQAANIYTRTIFFDAQLEIQTAIHKCAVGKWEDREDNFVNFSVKDFSQACTTFFQVMMRQLDMTVSCSCNRYEQFGLLCAHIFCVLRLLDIRQFPERYIMRRWTREAVPNSAPGAILGISESDDRYQQVNGVVREITRSAESLINRLVYNFDALCAFRDHVSQYQSTADQAVVNAPLRSRRDRFAEITGYTQETPVTVRMPKTVRFKGMGKPSRMKSNREIAIIQSAKKKKGRECGNCKRRGHNRRTCSYPARENADDSSESDEADLEGDDEEEIEDVAGEEDDDEDLDDEEQE, from the exons ATGGAGTCCGGCGATGCAG ATATTCCTACATACCAGCCCGTTGGTAATGTTCAGGTGTCCCCAAATTCTGGAAGGAGGACATTTATTCCAGATGTTGATGATTTGATTAAACCTCAGATGCATATGACGTTTGATTCGCTGGAAAATGCGTATCTTTTTTACCAAAGATATGCTAAGGCGGGAGGTTTCACAGCTAGGAAGGGTACTCAATACGAGCCTCGAAAGGGTTTAATACTTAATAAATGGTTCGTATGCTCAAAAGAGGGTACTAAACCCTTAAAGGCGATTGACTCGACCCAGGAAGCTGGTAGTTCTAATGTTAACTCGAAGTCTAAGATTACTCGCAGGGTTCCTTCTATAAGGACCGGATGTGAAGCGTGCATTCGGGTTAAGTTAATAATCCCGGATAATCTTTACGTGGTTTATTACTTCGAGGAGTCGCATAATCACTCATTTGTTGCCGAAGATGACAGGTACTTGCTTCCTGAAAACAGATCTATGAATTACGTACAGGAAGAAGCCGTGAATGCTTTGAGTGCCATAAACGTTGGTCCAGTTAGAGCGTTTAACATTATGAGGACTCTTTATGGAGGTTTCGATAAGGTAGGCGCAACTAAAGTTGACTTCAAGAACTTTAAGAGAGACTTAAATAGGTATATAGCTGAGTACGATGCTGACATGGTTATCAAACGCCTAAGAAGGAAGAAAGAATTTATGCCCAATTTCTCTATGGAATACCTTACAACTGCCGAGGGCGTTTTACGTGTGTTGTTCTGGGCCGATGGTGATACAAAGAGaaattttaatatttttgggGATGTTGTGTCGTTCGATGCTACTTATCGTCGTAACAA GTACAATATGATGTTCGTACCTTTTACCGGCGTTGACAATCACTATCGTAATGTTACCTTGGGTGCTGCTATTATAGGGGATGAAACTGCCGAAACATATAGCTGGTTGCTCAACGCATTTCGGCAGGCGTTTGGGCGCGCACCACCTGTGATTGTAACTGATCAAGACCCCGCGATGAGGAAAGCTATTCAAGATACTTGGCCTGAAAGTAGGCACAGGCTTTGCATGTGGCATATAATGGAGAAACTCACTACCaag GTTGGCGCCAACCTATGCAATAGCACTGATTTTAAGAAGAGGTTGTGTGATATTGTTTGGACCGATGCCTTACTGCCAGAACAGTTTGAAAATGAATGGGGTGTTATATTGGCTGATTTTGATTTGCTGAATCATGAATGGTTACAGTCAATGTATCAGATTAGGGATACATGGATCCCTGCATATTATCGCGATCAACACATGTCTGGGCTGATGCGTACCTCATCACGTGCGGAGACTGAGAACCATTTCTTTGGGCAGTTTTGCAACCCGAATTGTACCCTTGTTGAATTCTTGGGGCATTTTGATTCTGCAATCGAAGCCCAAAGACACGAGCACAGGAAGAATGATCACGATACTAGGCACACGAACCCCCAAATATTTGCAAAAGAGTTTGTCTTAGAGCAACAGGCGGCAAACATATACACACGGACAATTTTCTTTGATGCGCAACTTGAAATTCAGACAGCCATTCACAAGTGTGCTGTTGGAAAATGGGAGGATAGAGAGGATAACTTTGTGAACTTCTCTGTGAAGGACTTTTCTCAAGCGTGTACTACATTTTTTCAG GTTATGATGCGGCAGCTAGACATGACCGTTAGTTGCTCATGCAATAGGTATGAACAATTTGGGCTTCTGTGTGCGCATATTTTTTGCGTTTTGCGGCTTCTTGATATCAGGCAGTTCCCTGAAAGGTACATAATGCGACGTTGGACAAGGGAAGCTGTTCCTAACAGTGCGCCGGGAGCGATATTGGGGATTAGTGAAAGTGATGATCGGTACCAGCAAGTTAATGGTGTTGTAAGGGAGATAACAAGGTCAGCCGAGTCTCTTATCAACAGGTTGGTTTATAACTTTGATGCGTTGTGCGCTTTTAGGGACCATGTTTCCCAGTATCAATCGACCGCTGATCAGGCAGTCGTGAACGCTCCCCTTAGGAGTCGTCGCGATAGGTTTGCTGAAATAACTGGATACACGCAAGAAACACCTGTAACTGTTCGTATGCCGAAAACCGTTAGATTTAAAGGTATGGGCAAACCTTCCAGAATGAAGAGTAATCGTGAAATTGCCATTATTCAATCTGCGAAGAAAAAAAAGGGTCGCGAGTGTGGCAATTGCAAACGTCGGGGCCATAATAGACGTACCTGCTCGTACCCGGCAAGGGAAAATGCCGACGACTCCTCAGAAAGTGATGAAGCGGATCTTGAAGGAGATGACGAAGAGGAGATAGAAGATGTGGCTGGTGAAGAAGACGATGATGAGGACCTAGACGATGAAGAGCAAGAGTAG